TTCCGCAAGGGCCTCATCCTCTTCACCTACCTCCACCTCGCCGCAGAGCCCGAGCTCACCGCCGAGCTCATCAACTCCGGCGTCACGGCCATCGCCTATGAAACCGTTCAGGAGGGCCGCACGCTTCCGCTGCTCGCCCCGATGTCCGAGGTCGCAGGGCGCCTGTCCGTAGTGGTCGGCGCTTCCTCCCTCATGGCTCCGGCCGGTGGCAAGGGTGTCCTCCTGGGCGGCGTACCGGGTGTGCGCCCGGCCAAGGTTGTTGTCCTCGGCGCCGGCGTTGCGGGAACCAACGCCGCCGCCATGGCGCTGGGCCTCGGTGCTGATGTCACCATCATGGACATCAACATCAACCGGCTGCGCGAACTCGACGCCCTCTACCAGGGCCGCCTGAAGACCGTTGCCTCCAACGCCTACGAGATCGAGAAGTCAGTCATCGACGCAGATCTCGTGATCGGCTCCGTCCTGATCCCCGGCGCCAAGGCACCCAAGCTGGTCACCAACGACCTCGTTGCCCGCATGAAGCCGGGCTCGGTTCTTGTGGACATCGCCGTTGACCAGGGCGGCTGCTTCGAGGACACGCACCCCACCACCCACCAGGAACCGACGTACAAGGTCCACAACTCGATCTTCTACTGCGTTGCCAACATGCCTGGCGCCGTTCCGAACACCTCCACGTACGCACTGACCAACGTCACCCTGCGCTACGCCGTGGCATTGGCCAACCTGGGCGTCAAGGCCGCCTTCGACCGCGATCCCGCGCTCGCCGCCGGCCTCAACATCGCTGCAGGCCACGTGGCACACCACTCCGTTTCCGAGGCACACAACCTGCCGCTGGTGACGGACTGGCACAGCCTGGTCACCGCATAGCGAAGCCTTCGCGGCGACAGAAACTCGTCCCTGGCCCGCTGTTCCGTTGCTGCCCAGCAACGGAACAGCGGGCTTCCGACGTTTCAGCGCGAAAAGTTCCGATGGGTGTCTCCACCTCAAGCTGCAGCACAGGCTCCTGGATGCCCAGCTTGTGGAGAAGCAGGCGAGTGCGTGTCTCCCCCACTGACTCGGATCGCTTATCCATTGCGGCGAGAACCTGACGCAGCCGCCGCGCACCCCGCGTGATCCTGCCGCTGTCCAGAAAATGTTGCAGGATTCCCGGATCAGCACCCCGCCTGAGGGCCTGGTCCGCGATAACCACGGCTGCTTCGAACGCCAACGTTCTCGCACAGTCGATCACTGTCCGTTCAAGGCTCGTGACTCTGACCCGGCCTCCCCACGGCGCGGGCACTTCCGTGATTTCTTCCGGGTTCAACGGCCCACCGTGGGCAACCACATCCGCACCCGAACTTGCCTGGGCAGGAGAGAATGGCGTGGTGACATGCACTTGAGGGCCACCTTCCCAGTCAGGGCACCCATGGAGCCGGGCAGCACTCAGGTGGCTATACGTTGCTTGGCCCGACGTGCTGCACGCCTGGGCCTGAATACGGAGTATCTCCCGTTCCCAGGGCTTGCGACGACGCCAGTCAACTGTCCGGACATAGGCACCGCGCCTCAGCCTCAGGAGCTTCCCCGAACGCACTCCTGCGGTCAGCGCGCGGTCCCCCAGGCCCGTGGCCGCAAGCTCGGGGGTTGAGGCAACAAGGGTGGACGGCCAATGCTCAGCGAGAAGGGCATCAAGCTTTGGTGATTGCATCTACCCATTTTTGGTGCAGGGGTGGCCGACAGCCATCGAGGATGCATCCTATGTGGACAACTACGTGCCGAGGCCGCTGTTCCGTTGAGGCCCAACAACGGAACAGCGGGCCGAGAACGGATTTGCGGTTAGGGCCTCGACGGGAGGGACGGAATCAGCTGCGATGGAACCGGCACAGGAACACCCGAGGGGCCAAGCTTTGAGGGATCGATCGTGGAGGGGTCGATCTCCGGCGGGGTCACGGGCAACACCGGCGGCGTGGGGATGACGCCGTTTCCGGGCTCCTGGTGCGACGGCGCGTTGGGGGTACGTTGCGATGGTTCGCCCCCGGGCTGCGGCTGGGGTTCGGGAACAACAGGACTGACGGGTGCCGACGGAGCAGGCTGGGGTTGGACAGTGGCAGAACCTTGCTGCGGCACGTCCGGAGCAGGCACCTGCTGCTCGGGGGTGGTGCCAGCGGGCGCATCGGGTTGGGGAGCGCTGCCCGAACCCGGGTTCAGTTGTGACACCACCGAACCGATTGCTGCTCCAAGATGCTGGAAAGCGCCCGGCAGGCCGCCCTCCGATGCGACGGCAGCGGTAGCCCCGCCTGCCAAGGACACGGCAACGGCAAGGCCCGCGATGGCGGCGCGGCGCTTCTTACGACGACGTGCAGCGAGTTCGTCCACAGGAGCGAACCCGGGCTGGGGCTCCGGCGCAACGGTGGCGAGTACCGCCGTGGGTGCACCCGACGACGCGAACGGTTTCTCCGCCGTCGAGGGCTGTTCGGTGACAGCGAGCCGTTCTGTGGCGGCTGGGCTGCTGACCATGAGCGCGCGGACTGCGTCGGACGGCAAAGGGGCAGTGCCAGCCAGTGAACGGAGCTCCAGAAGTTCCGTGCGGAGGGCTGCGTCGCCGGAGAGGCCGGAGTCGGCC
The sequence above is a segment of the Arthrobacter sp. StoSoilB22 genome. Coding sequences within it:
- a CDS encoding type IV toxin-antitoxin system AbiEi family antitoxin domain-containing protein produces the protein MQSPKLDALLAEHWPSTLVASTPELAATGLGDRALTAGVRSGKLLRLRRGAYVRTVDWRRRKPWEREILRIQAQACSTSGQATYSHLSAARLHGCPDWEGGPQVHVTTPFSPAQASSGADVVAHGGPLNPEEITEVPAPWGGRVRVTSLERTVIDCARTLAFEAAVVIADQALRRGADPGILQHFLDSGRITRGARRLRQVLAAMDKRSESVGETRTRLLLHKLGIQEPVLQLEVETPIGTFRAETSEARCSVAGQQRNSGPGTSFCRREGFAMR
- the ald gene encoding alanine dehydrogenase, giving the protein MIIGVPKEIKNNEFRVAITAAGVHEFRTHGHSVLVERGAGLGSGITDEEYSIAGAEIVNEADDVWARADMVMKVKEPIAAEYHRFRKGLILFTYLHLAAEPELTAELINSGVTAIAYETVQEGRTLPLLAPMSEVAGRLSVVVGASSLMAPAGGKGVLLGGVPGVRPAKVVVLGAGVAGTNAAAMALGLGADVTIMDININRLRELDALYQGRLKTVASNAYEIEKSVIDADLVIGSVLIPGAKAPKLVTNDLVARMKPGSVLVDIAVDQGGCFEDTHPTTHQEPTYKVHNSIFYCVANMPGAVPNTSTYALTNVTLRYAVALANLGVKAAFDRDPALAAGLNIAAGHVAHHSVSEAHNLPLVTDWHSLVTA